One window of Deinococcus malanensis genomic DNA carries:
- a CDS encoding Ig-like domain-containing protein has product MRSSILLATRWTLMAASLVLGGCGTLPASPSSPAPDPAASQLVLTTDTLLLTRPGEQTTVRAQAFNFSNEPVTAAVRWSSSNPNIPVDAQGRVTANVPSGSTVITAESGPARASVLVAVARTPEGAVTITDENLAAPITPADANASFGLGFRYTVPLKNPPAIKPGQVLINRGRTPVAGRVVQVQGDTVTLEVIPLDEVLPDIDIKAQLPVAMTPDALSQEMRNAFDVTHLPGGRVKFTQKQSSVLRSGGLRTLKSEYNLGPFQCESDGDAIAMDLSKTEFILTPDLKVDVEWTNERRKVVVRGQPTVSMEVKPTVSATLTGKIGCRLTLARPVVPLPGPLGLFLGASVPIGVGLEFEGKLPAVGFGIETKAEVGLKYALGIDCRQTCSNVAEADPIASGNITPKLPELPTGFVPEVSGYSFLFAKLEFGAHASERLRVESLEAQGGMKLETKLATDAHQAEHKPVAAEYRLVFEGVLGSGKDFEEFLDMVKVTTAKIEIKPRKELAWSPTGTVTLENPSYKKGDVVIFRLALDPNKVNFPLLRQNIKGFRIYLGEGSTPKWRMLTDFPVISSNSQYTIHWTADKDSVPGQEFVIFADTEAVPLPGIKIGYAALPNPTKGWSGTITVTESLSRTGPADVSHPDRGTYKSTFNQRDEYTVSGIEVEYDNEVRLLTKGLHAVQSTSELRMDYSVLCIKWPPYEERKIHYKETDDYSAFGNVQTADNLIYLHLKLDGTYKLTNLHYREKVGTVPGQGNDTFSRHDECTGQKSNDADSYTDRMNVRLDGFDLTGQEDLSTGVFTGSFTDETITDSKIWKRTITHLPEPAPLLNASLPFLSLMAWPPATGDILF; this is encoded by the coding sequence ATGCGCAGTTCCATCCTTCTGGCAACCCGATGGACCCTGATGGCCGCCAGCCTCGTGCTTGGAGGCTGTGGCACCCTGCCAGCCAGCCCGTCCAGCCCTGCGCCCGACCCGGCTGCGTCCCAGCTGGTCCTGACCACCGACACCCTGCTGCTAACGCGCCCGGGCGAGCAGACCACGGTGCGCGCACAGGCGTTCAACTTCAGCAACGAGCCGGTCACTGCCGCAGTCCGCTGGAGCAGTTCCAACCCCAACATTCCTGTGGACGCCCAGGGACGGGTGACCGCCAACGTACCCTCCGGGTCAACGGTGATTACGGCCGAGAGTGGTCCAGCGCGTGCCAGTGTCCTGGTCGCCGTGGCCCGGACACCTGAAGGGGCCGTGACCATCACGGACGAAAACCTTGCCGCCCCCATCACGCCTGCCGACGCGAATGCTTCTTTCGGGCTGGGGTTCCGCTATACCGTGCCGCTGAAAAATCCTCCGGCGATCAAACCCGGTCAGGTGCTGATCAACCGTGGGCGCACACCCGTCGCCGGACGCGTGGTGCAGGTGCAGGGTGACACCGTTACGCTGGAAGTCATTCCCCTGGACGAGGTGCTGCCTGACATCGACATCAAGGCGCAGCTTCCGGTGGCCATGACGCCCGACGCCCTGTCACAGGAGATGCGCAACGCATTTGACGTGACACATCTGCCCGGCGGCAGGGTCAAGTTCACACAGAAACAGAGCAGTGTTCTGCGCAGCGGCGGCCTGCGCACCCTGAAATCCGAATATAACCTGGGGCCGTTCCAGTGTGAATCGGACGGCGACGCGATTGCGATGGACCTCAGCAAGACCGAATTCATCCTGACGCCGGACCTCAAGGTAGACGTGGAGTGGACCAATGAGCGGCGCAAGGTCGTAGTGCGCGGACAGCCCACCGTCTCCATGGAGGTCAAGCCCACCGTGAGCGCCACCCTGACCGGAAAGATCGGATGCCGCCTGACGCTGGCCAGGCCGGTCGTTCCTCTGCCCGGCCCACTGGGGCTGTTTCTGGGGGCCTCGGTTCCCATTGGTGTGGGTCTGGAGTTCGAGGGCAAGCTGCCGGCCGTGGGGTTCGGCATCGAGACGAAGGCTGAGGTCGGCCTGAAGTACGCGCTCGGCATCGACTGCCGCCAGACATGCTCGAACGTGGCCGAGGCTGACCCCATTGCCAGCGGCAACATCACGCCGAAACTGCCGGAACTACCCACGGGGTTTGTGCCGGAAGTCAGCGGGTACTCGTTCCTGTTCGCCAAGCTGGAATTCGGTGCGCACGCCTCCGAACGCCTGCGGGTCGAATCGCTGGAGGCGCAGGGCGGCATGAAGCTAGAAACCAAACTGGCCACCGATGCGCATCAGGCTGAGCACAAGCCCGTGGCCGCGGAATACAGGCTGGTCTTCGAGGGCGTTCTGGGATCTGGGAAGGACTTCGAGGAATTCCTGGATATGGTCAAGGTCACCACCGCGAAGATTGAGATCAAGCCCAGAAAGGAACTGGCGTGGTCTCCAACCGGAACCGTCACGCTGGAGAACCCCAGCTACAAGAAAGGCGACGTGGTGATCTTCCGTCTGGCGCTGGACCCCAACAAAGTGAACTTCCCGCTTCTTCGCCAGAACATCAAGGGCTTCCGCATCTACCTGGGCGAGGGCTCGACCCCCAAGTGGCGCATGCTGACCGATTTTCCGGTGATTAGTAGCAACAGTCAGTACACCATTCACTGGACGGCAGACAAGGACAGCGTTCCGGGTCAGGAGTTCGTGATCTTCGCCGATACAGAGGCAGTCCCCCTGCCGGGCATCAAGATCGGGTACGCGGCGCTGCCGAACCCCACGAAAGGTTGGTCTGGGACCATCACGGTCACCGAAAGCCTGTCCAGAACTGGTCCGGCCGACGTCAGCCACCCAGACCGCGGCACCTACAAGAGCACGTTCAATCAGCGTGACGAGTACACCGTATCGGGCATTGAGGTGGAGTACGACAATGAGGTGCGCTTGCTGACCAAAGGCCTTCATGCCGTGCAAAGCACTTCTGAACTCCGTATGGATTACAGCGTCCTGTGCATCAAGTGGCCACCTTACGAGGAACGCAAGATCCATTACAAGGAAACTGACGACTACAGTGCGTTCGGCAACGTGCAGACCGCTGACAACCTGATCTACCTGCACCTGAAGCTTGACGGCACCTACAAGCTGACCAACCTGCATTACCGGGAAAAGGTCGGCACCGTCCCGGGCCAGGGCAACGACACCTTTTCCAGGCACGACGAATGCACGGGCCAGAAGAGCAACGACGCCGATTCCTACACCGACCGCATGAATGTGAGGCTGGACGGCTTTGACCTGACCGGTCA